In one window of Oncorhynchus kisutch isolate 150728-3 linkage group LG16, Okis_V2, whole genome shotgun sequence DNA:
- the LOC116353956 gene encoding calcium-binding protein 2-like: protein MSKTPSTTSAASVTSATSAASVTSATSAASTDSKGGKSSQKSSASGSESAPKKVSKKEQKRQDMEKIHTTLLCSVFGAERELAQAELDELDFAFKEFDYDCDGYLNYKDVAECMRTMGYMPTEMELLEIVQQIKMRMGGLMDFDDFCELMGPRIMGETVDMLGLKELRSAFSQFDQDCDGKISQDEMKEAVKCFLGEKLKKGELEDILKEIDINGDGSVDFDEFVMILSIR from the exons ATGTCTAAGACCCCATCCACCACGTCTGCAGCCTCTGTAACCTCGGCAACGTCTGCAGCCTCTGTAACCTCGGCAACGTCTGCAGCCTCTACAGACAG CAAAGGTGGTAAATCCTCCCAGAAGTCCTCAGCCTCGGGTTCGGAGTCGGCTCCCAAGAAGGTGTCTAAGAAAGAGCAGAAGAGACAGGACATGGAGAAGATACACACCACCCTGCTCTGCAGCGTGTTTGGAGCG GAGAGAGAGTTGGCTCAAGCTGAGTTGGATG AGCTGGACTTTGCCTTCAAGGAGTTTGACTACGACTGCGACGGCTACCTGAACTACAAGGACGTGGCAGAGTGCATGAGGACCATGGGCTATATGCCCACTGAGATGGAGCTTCTGGAAATAGTACAACAGATTAAGATGAGGA TGGGTGGTCTGATGGACTTTGATGACTTCTGTGAGCTAATGGGTCCCAGGATAATGGGGGAGACTGTTGACATGCTGGGGCTGAAGGAGCTCAGATCAGCCTTCTCTCAG ttTGACCAAGACTGTGATGGGAAAATCAGTCAGGATGAGATGAAGGAAGCGGTGAAGTGTTTTCTGGGGGAGAAACTGAAGAAAGGAGAGCTGGAAGATATCCTCAAGGAGATTGACATCAATGGAGATGGAAGCGTCGACTTTGATG AGTTCGTCATGATTCTGTCCATTCGATAA